The genomic interval CACCTCGAGCAGGGTTTCCAGTGTATGCCCTTTTTGACTTAACCacgccactgtgctgcactaAATATCCTGAGGGGGGTGTTACACTGTAAAACATGAATGACCAAACATTGTTAAATacgttataaaataataaacatcaaACAGATCCCTCAACCTCAAACAACACAGGGCTGAGGTctcaatacattcattcatttattcacaggggacagtttcacacacacacccagtctctcacacacttacacctgtagacagtttcactcCACCTACCCACGTTTGGATGAAAGCAGAacacctggtggaaacccacgcagacacagggagaacacaccacactcctcacagacagtcaccaggaggaaacccacgcagacacagggagaacacaccacactcctcacagacagtcacccggaggaaacccacacagacagtgatccgaggagaggatcccacccaggacccgAGACTCTGCGGCGCCCCCTGGATTTCCCCACATTATCGTTACTGAGTATATTTAAACCACAATTACATTTCTACATCCACCAAACGGGGACAGGTGTagctttataaaataaaagtcctgtttgtgtgtctgcCCTTCACCTGTTTCCTGAGGCAGGTGAATCCAGTGATGAACTCACCTGAGCCCAGGTGTCCTCAGAACGGTTTAACGTCACCAGATCCAGGGCTAACACTCAGGTGAGTAAAGAGACGAACTGTGGTCTGATtctagttttatattttataatacactctttaaaataaaggttctCTACCTTAACCCATGGTTCTAGCACATCCTTTCAAAGGCTTTTGATCCTATTTAAACGAAATCATGATTATGTTAATTATCGCTAGTTTGTCCAGAGATTTTGAGGCTGTGAAACTTTTAAATGACTAATTATTAAACAATGACGGATTTTAGCTAAAGTCTTTGACCTAAAGCTGAGGGGTCTGGATCTCTTTGATTCTTATTCTAGCAGTGTTCAGAAGATGAGATCTGAGAAATGTCACTGTTCAAATGTTTCTCAACCTCACTGCCAACCAATGTCTCAGTAGTGTCTCATTCTCAATCTTTTCACTCATTGGCTTCTGTCTCAGTAAAATCTGTAGTCagtgttttctctctttcctttaaGAAAGTGTCCATTTCTCATTGTCTCTTTAGCATCTCAGTCTCagtgttttctctctttcttttaagAAAGTGTCCATTTCTCATTGTCTCTTTAGCATCTCAGGCTCAGTCATTTCTCCACTGCTGTAAGAGTCAGATCTCTTAGTGTTTTCTCCATTTTGCTAGTGTAATGTAGATGTGTTCAGTTCTTACAGAGTGTTAGTCGCAGTGTTCTCTCCTCTGTTCCCAGTTTTGTGTCTCCACAGTGTCTCAGTCTCAGCTCCTGTAGATAAAGTGCAGTTCTCACAGTGTCTCAGACTCAGTGTTatctctcttcttctcctgtAGGAACATGTCCAGTTCTCTGAGCTGTTTGAGGAAGCCCCAGTTGGGCAGTattctcctttttctcttcaCATGATTGATGGCCTCCACCAGGGTCATCTTCTCCTGGATCATCAGGTACGCCAGGACCAACGTGGCCGAGCGGCTGCGGCCCATCACACAGTGAACCAGCAGCTTATCTGAGACACACAGgagaaataaatgagaaaagATTGGACAGGAGAAATCTCAAACCTTCGTTTACAGCAATGATGTCAGTGAGGTCAAGGGCAGGTGAGGCACCACAcgcttagtgtgtgtgtgtgttcatactcTGTGGGTTCCCGAGGACCTGCTGGATGTACTCTGCTGCAGGGAAGAAGAACTGACTGAGGTTGAAGGAGGGAATATCCTCGGCCTCGATGCCATAGTACTGCAGCCCCAGGTCACTGTAGTAACTCGCTCCGGTACTCACACCGTTCCTCAGACCCTCCGCCGCATTTAGAACGTGAGTCACTCCCATCTTCTGTAAACCGTAACGTTTCTGCGCTGTGTccctgcacagacacacacacacacacacacacacacatacacacacatacatacatatacacacaataaaCTTGCATCTCCCATGTTtacaataaagtggccagtgggtgtcagtagagggggggtgtttctgataaagtggccagtgagtgtcagtagaggggggtgtttctgataaagtggccagtgagtgtcagtagatg from Hoplias malabaricus isolate fHopMal1 chromosome 3, fHopMal1.hap1, whole genome shotgun sequence carries:
- the dusp29 gene encoding dual specificity phosphatase 29, whose product is MASHKPKLREKSEAHEEEEEYETPSNYELERLLTHGSVAFTRVNEVWPNILIGDEDTAQKRYGLQKMGVTHVLNAAEGLRNGVSTGASYYSDLGLQYYGIEAEDIPSFNLSQFFFPAAEYIQQVLGNPQNKLLVHCVMGRSRSATLVLAYLMIQEKMTLVEAINHVKRKRRILPNWGFLKQLRELDMFLQEKKRDNTESETL